The following DNA comes from Nicotiana sylvestris chromosome 10, ASM39365v2, whole genome shotgun sequence.
cgtatggccctcggcctcaatcagtccagaaaataatcataagcctcttgggcatcagtaaaacaatagtgctcagctcaacaacattataaatatcattaaatctcgagttgagtataaatgtagctgagttcacaaaataatataattcaattggactgagttcaaataatatttcaattcgtgaggaaaatagtgatgtaaattcacaaaagatttcagataattggcacgaagcccaaatatggcaataagcccaatcatagtgaaaaacaataaatctttatcaattacgcggtaaaaatatcaactgggatggaccaagtcacaatccccaatagtaaatgaccccgcgctcgtcatacaacgcgtgtctcatctcaacatagccaaaagactactccgcgatgcccttgcctttcGAATTTGCTTCTTCGCGCGTCGAATTTGGACAAAACCACAATTAacacattacaataggctaagggaatataacccaatcgaaaagactcgaaaatcacgaaatttgcaaaacccgagccccgggcccacttctcgaaaaattactaaatttacatcaccggattcctcgtctcgccacgagtccgtacatatcaaatttaccaaaatcgaagttcaaatgacccctcaaatcttcatttaattctcttaagtttcaagccctaaaccaccatttttgtccataaattacttgagttttcagctctaatccatgtatttaacttggaaataagtagaaacaactcacttttgatgcttgatgaaatcccccttgaaattctctccaaaataatccaagccaaatgaaagaaatgaaagaaataagccaaatccgtgttttaaagaatctgcccgtgcttcgtcgagttgtaccttgcacttgtgctatacaagttgtacatcctattaaaattttccctTGTCGGACATCTTCTTCTTAACCACctataacgtcttgtataaatatccaaatgacaaatggtttgaagatttaaaaactagactcgaagatctttaatttaataggttgtacaccatataactctttatatatcccgagatatgagcttctaaatcgcATCCGTAAATTCTGTCGAAATCGCTCTACTAGCCATTTTCGATCCATCATAACTTTCTGAGATAATATCCAAATcacgaatggtttaactttctgaaaactagaatgtaacagctacaactttcgtgttttgcaatttttcttattttttatagattacaagatatgagcttccaaactggacaccTCGCGcctgaaattttctgggcacagcagaagcctaaaaatttctgcaatttttttcaaagatgaaatagtccgtttaaccacccaaaactcacccgaggccagtgggacctcaaccaatcataccaacatatcccataacatcgttcaaacttgttccaaccttcgtaacgctcaaaacaacatcacaacaccaaattcgcatcggattcaaacctatgaactttgaaacttctaacttCGACATCCGATgctgaaacacgtcaaaactagtccgaatgacctcaaattttgcagacaagtctaaaatgacataacgaagctacatcaactctcggaattccattccgaccctcgaatcaaaatctcacctatcaaccggaattcgccaaaatactaactttgccaattcaagcttaattctacaccggtcatcataaaaatatttcggacacactcctaagtcccaaatcacctaacgacgttatccgaaccataaaatttgcatttcgagctctctaacacataagtcaatatccggttgactttttcaacttaagcttccttaaaagagactaagtgtctcaaaccttaccaaaatcattccggaatgacttcaaattttgtacacaagtcacattcgatattacggacttgccccaacttttaAAATCgcattccgactccgatatcaaaatttccacttccggtcgaattttctcaaaaaccttcaaatttttatatttagccaaatgacttcaaaatgacctccggacatccgaattcacttccgatcgcgctcccaactccagaatcaccatatggagctatttccagactcggaatcccaaacggacatctataactctgaaatgccttccaacccaaatttatgaaattcttctaaaatactaacttccacaatatacgccgaaatgctcacgggttatccaaaaccaaatccggacatacgcccaagtccgaaatcatcatacgaacatgctggaactttcggatcccaattccgaggtcgtttactcaaaattccaatcctagttcatttcttcaattttaagctttcaaaatgagaatttccatttagatttgactccaaacttcctgaattttaattctgaccatacacacaagtcaatatacctgagatgaagctgctcatggcctcaaactgctgaatgatgcgccggagctcaaaacgaccgatcgggtcgttacagtagtctatacgcagaccttacccctacttaaTGCAGCTAGACAGactgtttccaatagacattCGACTCATAAAGggtaagaagaagaagaggaaagcaaGGAAGGGAgaaagaaggaagagaaaagaaaagggagagaTAAAGTATAAGTAATACCAAATAATAGCAACTGGGAATACAATACCTGAGGCAAACAGAACCACATAACGTACTAAAAATCTAGAATACGAAGGGATATGCGTGCTACTAAGACTATCGGTGAACAACTAAAAACTACCCACTAACCTTCTACTTtaattctcgacctccacaccctcctatccagggtcatgtcctcagtgagcTGAAGTAGTGCAATGTCctgtctaatcacctctccccagtaCTTATTAGGCCTACATCAACCTATTCTCAAACTCTCcatggccaacctctcacacctcctaacagGACCATCAATGCTTCTTGTCTtaacatgtccgaaccatctcagcctcgacttctgcatcttgtcctccacggagGCTACTCCCACTCTGTCCTGGATAGCTTTATTCTTAATCTTATCTCTCCTGGTacacccacacatccatctcaacatcttcatctctgctactttcattcTCTGCACgtgggagttcttgactggctAACACTCAGTCTCATACAGCATAGCCGGTCGAACCAccactctataaaacttaccctCAAGTTTTggcggcacattcttatcacataaaACACCGGAAGcgaacctccacttcatccatcccgcTCTGATGCGATGCGCGACATCTTCGTCAATCTCCCCATTACCTTGGATAATAGACCCGAGATACTTAAAACTCACTCTCTTGGTtatttgcactccaagtattctgtcttggttcTACTCAGTTTGAAACCTTTATACTTCAatgtatgtctccaaacctccaacctcgCGTTAACTCCGCTTTGCGTCTCGTCAATCAACACTATATCatcggcaaatagcatgcaccaaggCACCTCTCCTTGGATGTGTCGCGACAGTACATCCATCGCCAAGGTAAATAAAAACGGGCTAAGAGCCGATCCCTGGTGCAACCTCATCACCACAAGGAAATGCTCCGAGTCACCATCCACAGTCCTCACCCGAGTCTTAGCatcatcatacatatccttaatcaccctaatgtacgcTACCGGAACGCCGCTAACTTCCAAACACCTCCACGGGACCTCCCTTGGGATTTTATCGTACGTTTTCTCAAGGTTAATAAACATcatatgcaagtccttcttcCTCTCCCTGTACTGCTTCACTAATCTTCTTACCAAACGAATTGCTTTCGTAGTCGAACGCCCCAGCATGAATCCAAACTGATTCTCAGAATTATAAGTTATTGCTAAAAAATTCGACTAGTTCAAAACTTCAACTTGGGTTCTTTTAATTGATGAGCTTGTAAATTggagattgaaatttgattaaacaaggaataaaaaaATATTCGAGAAAAGCATCTCAATTTTTAAGGAAAAATATCTCCGTGTACCTTTTTTAGTGTAAATGTAAAATGTATTTAATTATTAGCCCCTTTGGTTTCTCTTGCTTAACGCTTTCATATTTTATCAAATCTAAATTCAAATTCAGTCCACTTTTATATCCTCACTCAgcttttccaaaaagaaaaaatatccTAGTGCACCTTTTTCCAGGGGAGGATAAatgcaaaatttatttaattattagcCCTTCTGGCTCTTTCTTGCTTAACGCTTTCATATTTTATcaaatttaaattcaaattcCATCCGCTTTTTATATCCTCACTCTACTTTTGACTAAAGGAAGACGCTTGCTTTGCTCCCTATCCCCACTGTTTCACGCTTCTCTTCACTTTATCTCTCCAATTATTTGAATTTCCAAAAACCTCTCCCAAATATTTCGCTCTCACACGCATTTTCTCGAACATCCTCCAGGTGAAAAATTCttccattttttattttgatattaataaTGTACTTTTTCGTTCTCGTTTTTTTAATGCTATAGTTTAACTCCTTTAGTAGTTTTGTTTGGCTAACTATGGCGTTACGGAGGAAAAGTAACTCCCGAATTTGCTGGTTTTTGTGTTTTATTTTAGTTGTAATAAGACGAAATTTGTGTTAACTTGTGGAAATTTAAGTGCACGTAAGCATTATTGATAGGAAAATGAGATTTTGAAGTTAAAATTGAAGTACTAAGGTATGAAATTAGAGAGTAGTTTGTGAACACATTCTATTAcgcgattttttatttttttttgtgtgtgtggatAAAAAACACTTTCAGAAGTATCAGAACCTAGACGGATTAGTTAATTGATTGATTGAATAATTATTTGGTTCGGTTAATGCTAAGGTTGTAAGCTTGAGGAAATTAGTCTACGTAAGTGTTGTTGTTAGGAATATCCGAAAATGAGAatgtaaagttaaaattgaaataCTAAGGGATGAAATTAGAGAGAAATTTGTGTAGACATTCTATTGCGGGATTCGTATGGATAAAAACACTTTCATAACCTAAGAGGATCTGTTGATTGATTGAATAATTAAGTGAATAATTAATTGATTTGCTTTATTTTCTATAGACTTTGTTTGAACTGGTTTATAGGGGATAGAGTTACATTGCAATGTTaggttgatgttattttagtggaTGAGGTGCTGACTGGTAAGTAAAACcaaaaacaaatgagagaggGTAACTAAGTAAAACAACTGACAGCAAGTTCTATCATCAAAGTGATAGATTTGCTAAACTTGGAGAGCTTAATGTAGCTTTACTCTTTTCAGAGTTTGAACTACATTATGAGAAAATTTGTTGTGTTTTTTCGTATTTGAAATGTTCAATTGCATGAGGAAATAGGAGCTTAATGCATCAGTTTGCAATCGATGCAACTAATTTATTAAGTAACTCTGAACTTATAGGTGAATTGTTTCCTTTTTAGGTTCATATGCacctttattattatttttaccgtGTGCAACCTCTTAGCGTATGATTAATTCTTATGAAGGTTTACTAACTTCTAATTTCAgctttctattttttgtttgcaTTTGTATGTGCTTCTAGGGTTGGAACCTAGATCATTGATTATTGGTATGATATGGGACTAAATGGAGGGAAATGGATAGTAAGGATTTATATAGTGTAGCCTAACTAGCTTTGGATTGAGCTTAGTTGTTGCTGttgccttttatatttttatgtgCTCGCCATCAGAACTTAAAACACTTAGATGTTATCTGTTCCTTTAGCGATTGTGTTGTAGCCATGtcatatctttttctttttccaaaagtGCCGCTTTTCTTCTGTATCTAAGTGCAGTAGAGAAAATACTGAGTCTCGTTGACTATAAAGGAAAATGATTAATCTCGTATCTCTCTGAATATATGGTACCAGAGGCTATCTCTGTTTTGCTACTTATGTATCAATCTCATACAAGTTTTACTGACCGATATTTTGCTTGTGTTAGTTGGTAAAAATGCCAGAGATTCAGTTGGGCGCCCATACATTCAGAAACCAGGGGGTGGAAGTAGCAAGGTTTCACATGCACGACTGGCTTATTCTCTTCCTACTTGTGGTGATCGATATAGTTTTAAATGTGATAGAACCGTTTCACCGTTTTGTTGGATCTGACATGATGACAGATTTAAGATACCCTTTGAAAGACAATACCATTCCCTTTTGGGCTGTTCCGGTAAGTGCAATCCTTAAGACAAATTGTGTTTGGGGCAATACATAGTTATAAAAGTAGTATGTGTTTTTTTAAACTTCTTTAATGGACAGTTTATGATCCATATTTCTTTCAACAGATTATTGCCATAATCTTACCTTTACTGGTCATACTTGTCTTTTACTTCATCAGAAAGGATGTCTACGATGTACATCAAGCTATATTAGGTAATGTTTGTCCCTTATGTGACTATCAGCTTTTGCCTGGTGGCAAGTATATACAACCAGACCAGACTGATTACTTTGTGTACCTCTGTTTAGGATTGCTGTACTCtgtactcatcacctcagttcTTACTGATGCAATCAAAGATGCCGTTGGTCGACCCCGTCCGGACTTCTTTTGGCGGTGTTTCCCTGATGGGAAAGGGGTGTGTTTATTCATTGCTTGGAATCTCCCTTCTGTACCAGTAACCGATATAACAGCATTTGCAACTGTCAATTATAATTTTCTGTGTGTAGGTGTTCGATACAGTCACAAGCAATGTCAAATGTACTGGCATTAAAAGTGTTATAAAAGAAGGACATAAAAGTTTCCCAAGCGGACATAGTTCTTGTGAGTATAACTATTCTCTGTCAATTGCATTGTTGGCATCAGAAAATTGTGATTATCTCCTTTACTCGACCCTTTAAACAAAATGAGCACATACTGTCAGTTTGTCCTTTTTCCAATGAAACTGCTCGGTTATGTGAACTATTTTTTCCCCTTTTCATTGATACTTTTATCTTCTCCATTCAGCACAGGATTTCTCAGCAAGATTTTAGATTCTTTTGCTTGTAGTTAGTTCAACTGctctttaaataaaataaaatactggAACAATGAAACATATATGCTCCGTCGTCGGTACAGTTCGGTCAAGTACCTGCGAAATATGTGTAATGATTTGTTAAATGCcaaacaatatatttttttttactacCTATCCTATTTTACTCATGTGTTTGACCTATAACTTTTTAATAGTTCAGCCACATTAAATAGCAAGTTCATAGGTGACGATGGCTTATGCTGGGATAATCCACTTAAGTAAACATCTAACTCGGAATTCCTGCAAGTGCATAGGTGACTGTGGCTTATGCTTTAATTTTTACTCGGATATGACAATATGAACTATTATGTTTCTCTATGTGGCTGTAAGGTTTCAAAGGTCTTGGCTTGCTTTGAGTAAATTTTGAGTTGTTAGAGAAAACTGAAGCTTGTTGGCATATGTTGGTATCATGTGATAGGGTCTTTTGCTGGTCTTGGCTTCCTCGCTTGGTACCTGTCTGGGAAAATCAAGGCATTTGATCAAAGAGGCCATGTTGCTAAGCTCTGCCTTGTTTTCCTGCCCTTACTGGCTGCGGCATTAGTTGCAGTTTCCCGGGTTGATGATTACTGGCACCATTGGCAGGATGTATTTGCTGGAGGTCTCCTAGGTCTGTAGAATATTGATGAACATGTAAATTTTCTAGTTTTCTTGTTTCTTATTGCCTTGGTTATGGATACTTATTGTTTATTTTCTTTGTGCCATTTGTGCAGGATTGACTGTGGCTTCAATCTGTTACTTACAATTCTTTCCCCCACCGTATGATATAGATGGTACTTGCTAACTATCGTCATTATCTCTTTTCACAGTAATCCTACTTTGTATCAGCAAAAACAAAGAAAGAGCCTGTTTACTAGTTAAAATCCTTAATGCTAAGCATTATAGATTTTTTGTGAAGTAAACTGTAAGTCAATTCGACTGCCACATGTGTAGAATGAGTTTGTATTAGTTAGCTAAAAAATAATAGAGAAATGTATATTTTTAGCTGCTCCCCAAAATAATAGCCGACAAAATGTGTATTATTTTATGTATGTgtattatatacatatttttcttttgtcttcCTCTTCCCCCCTCTTTCTTTCTTCCCCCTCTTTCTTCTTATCCAGCCCTTTTCTTCCTTGCCaccttttcttgagccgaggatctattggaaacaacctctctacctttccaggtaggggtaaggtctgcattaacattaccctccccagaccccacctatgggattatactgggtttgttgttgttgttgtttgtattatatacatattttataaACTTTTGGCTAACAAATGCAATTAATATCGGCCAGCCGGCCAATTTTGTATTTTGCACAAAATAATATGAAAGATGTGCAAATGAGTTCCTCTGTTAAATTCTCACTCTCTTGCAAAAACTCATAATATGTAATGGAAGCTGTCTGGAGGATATCAGATAACTTCAAATTCTATTACTGCAAACTCTAAGCATACTTTCTCCTATTAGAACGCCTCTCCATCCTCAAGGGTGGGGCTGCACAGGTGCTGTCCTTTTCATCTGCTATTAGAGAGTGGTTGGTCCATCCACATTTTGCATGTAAATTAGAAGTTATGAGGCGTTTAGCCATTTGACCTGCATAATTTTAAACAACAATTTATGATGTAGAAATATGTAATGTTACTGAATTCAAGATTGGTTTGCATGTTTGTCTATTTATCTCCATAAGAAGATATGGACACATGGACTCATTAAAGGGTATCTAATAGAAATTAAGAACTAGCAGAAATGTTAGGCTGTGGACACAAACTAGCAGCAAgagataaaatatttttttgcttTGTCCAGCTGAAGGACAAAATTCCGAGCTGTGGATGGAATATTTTTATGCAAATTCCGAGCTGTGGATGGAATATTTTTATGCAAACCACAATAGTTTCCGAGCTTCATAGTCCTATCCTTAAAGTAGAATGTCCCTTGCATTTTCTATAAAATGTCCTGCTTGTTCGTTTTGCTGTTATCTTCCTATGAGTTAAACGATCCGTATTTTCACTATTACTGGAGTACTTAGTTGAACTCCTTATGGACATTTTGATACATTGCCTCTTCCCTCCAGGTAGGATGCCCCATGTGCATTTACAGAGGCTGGCAGAACAGCACAGTGGTACACAGTCTACGGCAAATAATCCAGGTTGTCTTACTATAAGGCAACCCGAAGTTGACAGCGTGTATGCTCAACCTCAACATGGCATTGCCGTATCAGGACTCTGTGCACGTGAGACCGGACCAATCTTTGATGATGACGTTGAAAATGGCAGATGGAGGCATTGACTTCATGTTTCATGCATTAACTGTATAGATCAGAATAGGTATGCCGCACTCTGTTAGTTTCGTAGGATGTGTTTGCTTCTCATCAAACAGGTAGATTCTTTCAGGGGTTGCTTGTTCTTCCACTTCTGTGAACTTCTACCCTTGTAGCTTTACATTTGTTTCTTAAATTTGAATATTTGACTTCACGAACCGGATGTGGTAACTGGTTACTAACGAGTTCTCAAGATTAGGTAATTTCCTTGATTTCTTTCATTAATAGACAAGTTAACATATTATGCCTACACGGCAATCATCACAATAAACTTAAGAGTGAAAAGACTATAAAGACGGCCTTATGGCCAAGATTTGTGGTCATGACCTTTGGTTTAAGGGATAAAGGGCTGAGGTCGTCTTGTCCATGCTTCATGATAACAAGTGTGGATTTTTCTAGTGTATACTAAAGTGTCctcccccccacccccaccccccacccccctttttttttccttt
Coding sequences within:
- the LOC104234827 gene encoding lipid phosphate phosphatase 2, producing MPEIQLGAHTFRNQGVEVARFHMHDWLILFLLVVIDIVLNVIEPFHRFVGSDMMTDLRYPLKDNTIPFWAVPIIAIILPLLVILVFYFIRKDVYDVHQAILGLLYSVLITSVLTDAIKDAVGRPRPDFFWRCFPDGKGVFDTVTSNVKCTGIKSVIKEGHKSFPSGHSSWSFAGLGFLAWYLSGKIKAFDQRGHVAKLCLVFLPLLAAALVAVSRVDDYWHHWQDVFAGGLLGLTVASICYLQFFPPPYDIDGRMPHVHLQRLAEQHSGTQSTANNPGCLTIRQPEVDSVYAQPQHGIAVSGLCARETGPIFDDDVENGRWRH